One Clavibacter zhangzhiyongii genomic region harbors:
- a CDS encoding MFS transporter: protein MSTPRTESVPVTAPARAGRRQWAALVVLMLPVLLVSIDNTVLSFAMPSIARDLEPSGAAQLWIIDAYPLVLAGLLVAMGNMGDRYGRRRLLMIGAAGFGLVSALAAFATDASQLIAARAALGFFGAMLMPSTLSLLRSIFTDRTQRRLAIAIWASGFSGGSALGPLVGGVLLEHFWWGSVFLVAVPVLLPLLILTPALVPESKDPVPGPIDVVAIVLSLATVAPIVYAIKTFATEGVTPLAIAAPVVGVVAGILFVRRMSRARNPMLDVALFREPVFTGAVLVNLLSVVSLVGFLFFVTQHLQLVAGLDPLAAGFALIPGSVVVIVSGLVIVPIVARARPSRVVAIALAFSTVAYVLLAVTGRGASVGLLVVAFCLLGAGIGASQTISNDLIIAAVPPAKAGAASAVSETAYEVGAVLGTAVLGSILTASYRTGLVLPAGLSEGDAVAARETLGGAVSVAERVPSDVGAALLESAHTAFDGGVVTTSIIGAVLMVGAIVISLTSLRRASSHD, encoded by the coding sequence ATGTCCACGCCCCGCACCGAGTCCGTCCCCGTGACCGCCCCCGCCCGCGCGGGGCGCCGCCAGTGGGCGGCGCTCGTGGTCCTCATGCTCCCGGTGCTGCTCGTCTCCATCGACAACACCGTGCTGAGCTTCGCGATGCCGTCCATCGCGCGCGACCTCGAGCCGTCGGGCGCGGCCCAGCTCTGGATCATCGACGCCTACCCGCTCGTGCTCGCGGGCCTCCTCGTCGCCATGGGCAACATGGGCGACCGCTACGGGCGCCGCCGCCTGCTAATGATCGGCGCGGCGGGCTTCGGCCTCGTCTCCGCCCTCGCGGCCTTCGCGACCGACGCCTCGCAGCTCATCGCGGCACGCGCCGCGCTCGGCTTCTTCGGGGCCATGCTCATGCCGTCGACGCTGTCGCTCCTCCGCTCGATCTTCACCGACCGCACGCAGCGCCGCCTCGCCATCGCGATCTGGGCGTCGGGTTTCTCCGGCGGATCCGCGCTCGGCCCGCTCGTGGGCGGCGTGCTGCTCGAGCACTTCTGGTGGGGATCCGTGTTCCTCGTCGCCGTGCCCGTGCTGCTGCCGCTGCTGATCCTCACGCCGGCGCTCGTGCCCGAGTCGAAGGACCCGGTGCCCGGCCCGATCGACGTGGTCGCCATCGTGCTGTCGCTCGCCACCGTCGCGCCCATCGTCTACGCGATCAAGACGTTCGCGACCGAGGGCGTCACCCCGCTCGCGATCGCGGCGCCCGTCGTGGGCGTGGTCGCCGGGATCCTGTTCGTGCGCCGCATGTCCCGCGCGCGGAACCCCATGCTCGACGTCGCGCTCTTCCGCGAGCCGGTGTTCACGGGCGCGGTGCTCGTCAACCTGCTGAGCGTCGTCTCGCTCGTCGGCTTCCTCTTCTTCGTGACGCAGCACCTGCAGCTCGTCGCGGGGCTGGACCCGCTGGCCGCCGGGTTCGCGCTCATCCCGGGATCCGTCGTGGTCATCGTCTCGGGCCTCGTGATCGTCCCCATCGTGGCGCGCGCCCGCCCCTCGCGGGTCGTCGCCATCGCGCTCGCGTTCTCGACCGTCGCCTACGTGCTGCTCGCGGTCACCGGCCGCGGCGCCTCGGTGGGCCTGCTCGTCGTCGCGTTCTGCCTGCTCGGCGCGGGCATCGGCGCCTCCCAGACGATCTCCAACGACCTCATCATCGCGGCCGTCCCGCCGGCGAAGGCGGGCGCGGCGTCCGCCGTGTCGGAGACGGCGTACGAGGTGGGCGCCGTGCTCGGCACGGCCGTGCTCGGCAGCATCCTCACCGCCAGCTACCGCACCGGGCTGGTGCTGCCCGCCGGCCTGTCCGAGGGCGACGCCGTCGCCGCGCGCGAGACCCTCGGGGGAGCGGTGTCCGTCGCCGAGCGCGTGCCGTCCGACGTGGGGGCGGCGCTGCTGGAGTCGGCGCACACGGCCTTCGACGGCGGCGTGGTGACGACCTCGATCATCGGCGCCGTGCTGATGGTGGGCGCCATCGTCATCTCGCTCACGAGCCTGCGCCGCGCGAGCTCCCACGACTGA
- a CDS encoding 3-isopropylmalate dehydrogenase, translating into MPRTISLAVVPGDGIGPEVVHEALRVLREAVPADVSLDTVQYPFGAGHYLETGEILTDADLAALAQHDAILLGAVGGDPRDARLAGGIIERGLLLKLRFAFDHYVNLRPTTLLPGVASPLAAPGEVDFVVVREGTEGPYAGNGGVLRRGTEHEIATEVSVNTAHGVERTVRFAFELAEKRERRRVTLVHKTNVLTFAGSLWQRTVDRVAAEHPGIEVDYLHVDATMIFLVTDPSRFDVIVSDNLFGDIITDLAAAISGGIGLAASGNVNPTGAFPSMFEPVHGSAPDIAGQQKADPTAAILSVALLLDHLGLPEASARVTAAVTADLAARAAGDTAPRSTAEVGDAVIRALSTTR; encoded by the coding sequence ATGCCCCGCACCATCTCGCTCGCCGTCGTCCCGGGGGACGGCATCGGCCCGGAGGTCGTCCACGAGGCCCTGCGCGTGCTCCGGGAGGCGGTCCCCGCGGACGTGTCGCTCGACACCGTCCAGTACCCGTTCGGCGCCGGACACTACCTCGAGACCGGGGAGATCCTCACGGACGCCGACCTCGCCGCGCTCGCGCAGCACGACGCGATCCTCCTCGGCGCCGTCGGCGGCGACCCCCGCGACGCGCGCCTGGCGGGCGGCATCATCGAGCGCGGGCTGCTGCTGAAGCTGCGCTTCGCGTTCGACCACTACGTCAACCTGCGGCCGACCACGCTGCTGCCCGGCGTCGCGTCGCCGCTGGCCGCGCCCGGCGAGGTCGACTTCGTCGTGGTGCGCGAGGGCACCGAGGGGCCGTACGCCGGCAACGGCGGCGTCCTCCGCCGCGGCACCGAGCACGAGATCGCGACCGAGGTGTCCGTCAACACGGCGCACGGCGTGGAGCGCACCGTCCGGTTCGCGTTCGAGCTGGCCGAGAAGCGCGAGCGTCGGCGCGTCACGCTCGTCCACAAGACGAACGTGCTGACCTTCGCCGGATCCCTCTGGCAGCGCACCGTCGACCGCGTCGCCGCCGAGCACCCCGGCATCGAGGTCGACTACCTGCACGTCGACGCGACCATGATCTTCCTGGTCACCGACCCGTCCCGCTTCGACGTCATCGTCTCCGACAACCTCTTCGGCGACATCATCACCGACCTGGCAGCGGCCATCAGCGGCGGCATCGGCCTCGCGGCGTCCGGCAACGTGAACCCCACGGGCGCGTTCCCGAGCATGTTCGAGCCGGTGCACGGATCCGCGCCCGACATCGCCGGCCAGCAGAAGGCCGACCCGACCGCCGCGATCCTCTCCGTCGCGCTCCTGCTCGACCACCTCGGCCTGCCCGAGGCGTCCGCCCGCGTCACGGCGGCCGTCACGGCCGACCTCGCGGCGCGCGCCGCGGGCGACACGGCTCCCCGTTCCACCGCGGAGGTCGGCGACGCCGTCATCCGCGCCCTCTCCACGACCCGCTGA
- the ilvC gene encoding ketol-acid reductoisomerase, producing MTDIVYDKDADLSLIQGRKVAVIGYGSQGHAHALNLRDSGVEVVIGLKEGSSSRAKAEEQGFEVKTPSDASAWADVIVILAPDQHQRGLYADSVRDNLTEGKTLVFAHGFNIRFGYIEAPEGVDVILVAPKGPGHTVRREFEAGRGVPVIVAVEVDASGKAWDLAWSYAKGIGGLRAGAIRTTFTEETETDLFGEQAVLCGGTSQLVQYGFETLIEAGYQPQIAYFEVLHELKLIVDLMWEGGIAKQRWSISDTAEYGDYVSGPRVITPDVKENMKAVLADIQSGAFAKRFIEDQDAGAPEFLELRKKGEEHPIESTGRELRKLFAWNKADDDYTDGSVAR from the coding sequence GTGACTGACATCGTCTACGACAAGGACGCCGACCTCTCGCTCATCCAGGGTCGCAAGGTCGCCGTCATCGGCTACGGCTCGCAGGGTCACGCGCACGCGCTGAACCTCCGCGACTCCGGCGTCGAGGTCGTCATCGGCCTCAAGGAGGGCTCGTCCAGCCGCGCCAAGGCCGAGGAGCAGGGCTTCGAGGTCAAGACCCCGTCCGACGCGTCCGCCTGGGCCGACGTCATCGTCATCCTCGCGCCCGACCAGCACCAGCGCGGCCTCTACGCCGACAGCGTCCGCGACAACCTCACCGAGGGCAAGACGCTCGTCTTCGCGCACGGCTTCAACATCCGCTTCGGCTACATCGAGGCGCCCGAGGGCGTCGACGTCATCCTCGTCGCCCCCAAGGGCCCGGGCCACACCGTGCGCCGCGAGTTCGAGGCCGGCCGCGGCGTCCCCGTCATCGTGGCCGTCGAGGTCGACGCGTCGGGCAAGGCGTGGGACCTCGCCTGGTCGTACGCCAAGGGCATCGGCGGACTGCGCGCCGGCGCCATCCGCACCACCTTCACCGAGGAGACCGAGACCGACCTGTTCGGCGAGCAGGCCGTGCTCTGCGGCGGCACCTCGCAGCTGGTCCAGTACGGCTTCGAGACGCTGATCGAGGCGGGCTACCAGCCGCAGATCGCGTACTTCGAGGTGCTGCACGAGCTCAAGCTCATCGTCGACCTCATGTGGGAGGGCGGCATCGCCAAGCAGCGCTGGAGCATCTCCGACACCGCCGAGTACGGCGACTACGTCTCCGGCCCGCGCGTCATCACGCCCGACGTCAAGGAGAACATGAAGGCCGTCCTCGCGGACATCCAGTCGGGTGCCTTCGCGAAGCGCTTCATCGAGGACCAGGACGCCGGCGCGCCGGAGTTCCTCGAGCTCCGCAAGAAGGGCGAGGAGCACCCCATCGAGTCGACCGGCCGCGAGCTGCGCAAGCTCTTCGCGTGGAACAAGGCCGACGACGACTACACGGACGGCTCGGTCGCCCGCTAG
- a CDS encoding TetR/AcrR family transcriptional regulator: MPDAPPDDPAPATAPDATAGSARDRILDAFEELLVQQGERGTTLEAVAAAAGVSKGGLLYHFGGKEALVDGLLARMAELAREDVERLRQAERGPVDRWIRGSLSTATPFDRAYVATSRLAQGNHPRARDALTHLQDEWAAVILEAVGDPAVARAVLLIGDGLYYNSALQPWLGGSAPADSALDELIRVVDDLVRLRSTRG, from the coding sequence ATGCCCGACGCACCGCCCGACGATCCCGCGCCCGCGACCGCCCCCGACGCCACCGCGGGGAGCGCGCGCGACCGCATCCTCGACGCCTTCGAGGAGCTGCTCGTGCAGCAGGGCGAGCGCGGCACGACGCTCGAGGCGGTCGCCGCCGCGGCCGGCGTCTCCAAGGGCGGGCTGCTTTACCACTTCGGCGGCAAGGAGGCGCTCGTCGACGGGCTCCTCGCCCGCATGGCCGAGCTCGCCCGCGAGGACGTCGAGCGGCTGCGGCAGGCCGAGCGCGGCCCCGTCGACCGGTGGATCCGCGGCTCGCTCTCGACCGCCACGCCCTTCGACCGCGCCTACGTCGCCACCAGCCGGCTCGCCCAGGGCAACCACCCGCGCGCCCGTGACGCGCTCACGCACCTGCAGGACGAGTGGGCCGCGGTGATCCTCGAGGCCGTGGGCGACCCGGCCGTCGCGCGCGCCGTGCTCCTCATCGGCGACGGCCTCTACTACAACTCGGCCCTGCAGCCGTGGCTCGGCGGATCCGCCCCCGCCGACTCCGCGCTCGACGAGCTCATCCGCGTGGTCGACGACCTCGTGCGGCTCCGCTCGACCCGCGGCTGA
- a CDS encoding DoxX family protein, which yields MSDVTWAGIQLAVRILLALVFVGMGVNHFAPRAARAMAAIIPPSFRRPGIPSPLALVRLTGVCEIAGGVGLLVEPVRLAAGVALAVFLVAVFPANAYAARHPERFGRIAIPLVPRLVAQVVLIALVLFAGWPL from the coding sequence ATGAGCGATGTGACGTGGGCCGGCATCCAGCTCGCCGTGCGGATCCTGCTGGCCCTCGTCTTCGTCGGCATGGGCGTGAACCACTTCGCGCCGAGGGCCGCGCGGGCCATGGCGGCGATCATCCCGCCGTCGTTCCGGCGCCCCGGGATCCCCTCTCCCCTGGCGCTCGTGCGCCTCACCGGCGTGTGCGAGATCGCCGGCGGCGTCGGCCTCCTCGTGGAGCCCGTGCGCCTGGCCGCGGGCGTCGCGCTGGCCGTCTTCCTCGTCGCGGTCTTCCCCGCGAACGCCTACGCGGCCCGGCACCCGGAGCGCTTCGGGCGCATCGCGATCCCGCTGGTGCCGCGCCTCGTGGCGCAGGTCGTGCTGATCGCGCTGGTGCTGTTCGCGGGCTGGCCGCTCTAG
- a CDS encoding DUF6458 family protein produces the protein MSIGLGIFLVVVGAILAFAVDLTVPGVDLQLVGYILMGGGALVIIIGIALLARRRTAVSETRTRIDPATGQRITRRERSDDNIV, from the coding sequence ATGAGCATCGGACTCGGCATCTTCCTGGTCGTCGTCGGCGCGATCCTCGCGTTCGCCGTCGACCTCACCGTCCCGGGGGTCGACCTGCAGCTGGTCGGCTACATCCTCATGGGCGGCGGCGCGCTGGTGATCATCATCGGCATCGCGCTCCTCGCCCGCCGCCGCACGGCAGTCAGCGAGACGCGCACGCGCATCGACCCCGCGACCGGCCAGCGCATCACGCGCCGGGAGCGCTCGGACGACAACATCGTCTGA
- the serA gene encoding phosphoglycerate dehydrogenase, translated as MTKPVVVIAEELSPATVDALGPDFDVRSVDGTDRPALLAALAEADAVLVRSATRIDAEAIAAAPRLQVVARAGVGLDNVDIKAATTAGVMVVNAPTSNVISAAELAIGHILSLARFIPDASASLKQGLWKRSSFTGVELYEKTIGIVGLGRIGTLVAQRLAGFGATLVAYDPYVTPARAQQLGVQLLPLDELMRVADFITIHIPKTPDTTGLISTEQFALAKPSLRIVNASRGGIIDEDALYTALKSKRIAGAGLDVFVSEPPTGSPLLELDNIIVTPHLGASTDEAQEKAGVSVARSVRLALGGELVPDAVNVAGGVIDPYVRPGIPLMEKLGQVFSGLAHEALTSIDVVVRGELAGYDVSVLKLAALKGVFTNVVSENVSYVNAPLLAEQRGLEVRLITDAVSEEYRNVLSIRGALSDGTQVSVSGTLTGTKQIEKLVEIDGYDVEVPFSRHLIVMKYEDRPGIVAVYGKEFGDAEVNIAGMQIARQEAGGRALSVLSVDSPVPDGVLENVRRAIQATSLREIDIAD; from the coding sequence TTGACCAAGCCCGTCGTCGTGATCGCCGAAGAACTCTCGCCCGCCACCGTCGACGCCCTCGGGCCCGACTTCGACGTCCGATCCGTGGACGGCACCGACCGCCCGGCGCTGCTCGCGGCCCTCGCGGAGGCGGACGCGGTGCTCGTGCGCTCCGCCACCCGCATCGACGCGGAGGCCATCGCCGCGGCCCCGCGCCTGCAGGTCGTCGCCCGTGCCGGCGTCGGCCTCGACAACGTCGACATCAAGGCCGCGACCACCGCGGGCGTCATGGTCGTGAACGCGCCGACCTCGAACGTCATCTCGGCCGCCGAGCTCGCGATCGGCCACATCCTCTCGCTGGCCCGATTCATCCCGGACGCGAGCGCGTCGCTCAAGCAGGGCCTCTGGAAGCGCTCGTCCTTCACGGGCGTGGAGCTCTACGAGAAGACCATCGGCATCGTCGGCCTCGGCCGCATCGGCACGCTCGTCGCCCAGCGCCTCGCGGGCTTCGGCGCCACCCTCGTCGCGTACGACCCCTACGTCACGCCGGCCCGCGCGCAGCAGCTCGGCGTGCAGCTCCTCCCGCTCGACGAGCTGATGAGGGTCGCCGACTTCATCACGATCCACATCCCGAAGACGCCCGACACCACGGGCCTCATCTCCACCGAGCAGTTCGCGCTCGCGAAGCCGTCCCTGCGCATCGTCAACGCGAGCCGCGGCGGCATCATCGACGAGGACGCGCTGTACACGGCGCTCAAGTCGAAGCGCATCGCGGGCGCCGGCCTCGACGTGTTCGTCAGCGAGCCGCCCACGGGGTCGCCGCTGCTCGAGCTCGACAACATCATCGTCACGCCGCACCTCGGCGCCTCCACCGACGAGGCGCAGGAGAAGGCCGGCGTCTCGGTCGCCCGGAGCGTGCGGCTCGCGCTCGGCGGCGAGCTCGTGCCCGACGCGGTCAACGTCGCCGGCGGCGTCATCGACCCGTACGTGCGCCCCGGCATCCCGCTGATGGAGAAGCTCGGCCAGGTGTTCTCGGGTCTCGCGCACGAGGCGCTCACGAGCATCGACGTGGTCGTCCGCGGCGAGCTCGCCGGCTACGACGTCAGCGTCCTCAAGCTCGCGGCGCTCAAGGGCGTGTTCACCAACGTGGTGAGCGAGAACGTCTCCTACGTCAACGCGCCGCTCCTCGCCGAGCAGCGCGGGCTCGAGGTGCGGCTCATCACCGACGCCGTCTCCGAGGAGTACCGCAACGTGCTCAGCATCCGCGGCGCGCTGTCCGACGGCACGCAGGTCTCGGTGTCGGGCACGCTCACGGGCACGAAGCAGATCGAGAAGCTCGTCGAGATCGACGGCTACGACGTCGAGGTGCCGTTCAGCCGCCACCTCATCGTCATGAAGTACGAGGACCGCCCCGGCATCGTCGCGGTCTACGGCAAGGAGTTCGGCGACGCCGAGGTCAACATCGCGGGCATGCAGATCGCCCGCCAGGAGGCCGGCGGCCGCGCGCTCAGCGTGCTGAGCGTCGACTCGCCCGTGCCGGACGGCGTGCTGGAGAACGTGCGCCGGGCCATCCAGGCCACGTCGCTGCGCGAGATCGACATCGCCGACTGA
- the ilvD gene encoding dihydroxy-acid dehydratase, which translates to MPEIDMKPRSRDVTDGIEATAARGMLRAVGMGDEDWVKPQIGVASSWSEITPCNLSLDRLAQASKEGVHAGGGYPLQFGTISVSDGISMGHEGMHFSLVSREVIADSVETVMMAERLDGSVLLAGCDKSLPGMLMAAARLDLSSVFLYAGSIAPGWVKLSDGTEKDVTIIDAFEAVGACKAGTMSQEDLTRIEKAICPGEGACGGMYTANTMASVAEALGMSLPGSAAPPSADRRRDYFAHRSGEAVVNLIAKGITARDIMTKEAFENAISVVMAFGGSTNAVLHLLAIAREAEVDLQLSDFNRIADRVPHLGDLKPFGRFVMNDVDRVGGVPVVMKALLDAGLLHGDVMTVTGRTMRENLESMDLAELDGTVIRKIDDPIHATGGISVLHGSLAPEGAVVKTAGFDLEVFEGPARVFERERAAMDALTEGRISAGDVVVIRYEGPKGGPGMREMLAITGAIKGAGLGKDVLLLTDGRFSGGTTGLCIGHMAPEAVDAGPVAFVRDGDRIRVDIAARTLDLLVDEAELAARREGWAPLPPRYTRGVLAKYAKLVHSAAEGAITG; encoded by the coding sequence GCGCCGTCGGGATGGGCGACGAGGACTGGGTAAAGCCCCAGATCGGCGTTGCCAGCTCCTGGAGCGAGATCACCCCCTGCAACCTCAGCCTCGACCGCCTCGCGCAGGCCTCGAAGGAGGGCGTGCACGCGGGCGGCGGCTACCCGCTCCAGTTCGGCACCATCTCCGTCAGCGACGGCATCTCCATGGGCCACGAGGGCATGCACTTCTCGCTCGTCTCCCGCGAGGTCATCGCCGACAGCGTCGAGACGGTCATGATGGCCGAGCGCCTCGACGGCTCGGTCCTCCTGGCCGGCTGCGACAAGTCGCTCCCCGGCATGCTCATGGCCGCGGCCCGCCTCGACCTCTCCTCCGTCTTCCTCTACGCGGGGTCCATCGCCCCCGGCTGGGTGAAGCTCTCCGACGGCACCGAGAAGGACGTCACGATCATCGACGCCTTCGAGGCCGTCGGCGCGTGCAAGGCCGGCACGATGAGCCAGGAGGACCTGACGCGCATCGAGAAGGCCATCTGCCCGGGCGAGGGCGCCTGCGGCGGCATGTACACGGCGAACACCATGGCGAGCGTCGCCGAGGCCCTCGGCATGAGCCTCCCGGGATCCGCGGCCCCGCCGAGCGCCGACCGTCGCCGCGACTACTTCGCCCACCGCTCCGGCGAGGCCGTCGTCAACCTCATCGCGAAGGGCATCACCGCCCGCGACATCATGACCAAGGAGGCGTTCGAGAACGCCATCTCCGTGGTCATGGCGTTCGGCGGATCCACGAACGCGGTCCTCCACCTCCTCGCCATCGCGCGCGAGGCCGAGGTCGACCTCCAGCTCTCCGACTTCAACCGCATCGCCGACCGCGTGCCGCACCTCGGCGACCTCAAGCCGTTCGGCCGCTTCGTCATGAACGACGTCGACCGCGTCGGCGGCGTCCCCGTGGTCATGAAGGCCCTGCTCGACGCGGGCCTCCTCCACGGCGACGTCATGACGGTCACCGGCCGCACCATGCGCGAGAACCTCGAGTCGATGGACCTCGCGGAGCTCGACGGCACGGTCATCCGGAAGATCGACGACCCCATCCACGCGACCGGCGGCATCAGCGTCCTGCACGGCTCGCTCGCCCCCGAGGGCGCGGTCGTCAAGACCGCCGGCTTCGACCTCGAGGTGTTCGAGGGCCCGGCCCGCGTCTTCGAGCGAGAGCGCGCCGCGATGGACGCGCTCACCGAGGGCCGCATCTCCGCGGGCGACGTGGTCGTCATCCGCTACGAGGGCCCCAAGGGCGGCCCCGGCATGCGCGAGATGCTGGCCATCACGGGCGCCATCAAGGGCGCCGGCCTCGGCAAGGATGTACTACTCTTGACGGACGGTCGATTCTCAGGCGGCACAACCGGACTGTGCATCGGCCACATGGCTCCCGAAGCGGTGGACGCAGGTCCCGTCGCCTTCGTGCGCGATGGAGACCGGATCCGCGTCGACATCGCCGCTCGCACGCTCGACCTACTGGTCGACGAGGCCGAGCTCGCCGCCCGCCGTGAGGGGTGGGCACCTCTCCCGCCGCGCTACACGCGCGGAGTCCTCGCCAAGTACGCCAAGCTCGTGCACTCGGCCGCCGAGGGCGCGATCACGGGATGA
- a CDS encoding acetolactate synthase large subunit: MPALPTPPPTPQAPTAHQGDEILTGAQAVVRTLELLGVDDIFGLPGGAILPTYDPLMDSTKLRHILVRHEQGAGHAAEGYASSSGRTGVCIATSGPGATNLVTAIADAYMDSVPLLAITGQVFSTLMGTDAFQEADIVGITMPITKHSFLVTKPEDIPSTIAAAYHIASTGRPGPVLVDITKDAQQLEAPFHWPPKIDLPGYRPVVKAHGKQIQAAAQLLVEAKKPVLYVGGGVIRAKAHEELLALAEAVGAPVVTTLMARGAFPDSHPQQLGMPGMHGTVPAVLALQESDLLVSLGARFDDRVTGKAAEFAPHAKVVHVDVDPAEISKIRIADVPIVGDAKDVIADLVVAFRDAKAASAVEQDIADWWTYLDGLREEFPLGYTPPEDGQLAPQYVIQRIGEITGPEGVFASGVGQHQMWAAQFIKYERPNSWLNSGGAGTMGYSVPAAMGAKVAQPDRHVWAIDGDGCFQMTNQELATCTINDIPIKVAIINNSSLGMVRQWQTLFYDGRYSNTDLNTGGGSRMVPDFVKMADAYGALGIRVTKPEEVDDAIRLALATNDRPVVIDFVVSRDAMVWPMVPQGLSNSAVQYARDHAPSWDDDLAETGRTEK; this comes from the coding sequence ATGCCAGCTCTGCCCACCCCGCCCCCCACGCCGCAGGCGCCGACCGCCCATCAGGGCGACGAGATCCTCACGGGGGCCCAGGCCGTCGTCCGGACCCTCGAGCTCCTCGGCGTCGACGACATCTTCGGCCTGCCGGGCGGCGCCATCCTCCCGACCTACGACCCGCTCATGGACTCGACGAAGCTGCGCCACATCCTCGTCCGCCACGAGCAGGGCGCCGGCCACGCCGCCGAGGGCTACGCGTCCTCGAGCGGACGCACCGGCGTCTGCATCGCCACGTCCGGGCCGGGCGCCACCAACCTCGTGACCGCCATCGCGGACGCCTACATGGACTCGGTGCCGCTCCTCGCGATCACCGGCCAGGTGTTCTCGACGCTCATGGGCACGGACGCCTTCCAGGAGGCCGACATCGTCGGCATCACGATGCCCATCACGAAGCACTCCTTCCTGGTCACCAAGCCCGAGGACATCCCGTCGACCATCGCGGCGGCGTACCACATCGCCTCCACCGGCCGTCCCGGCCCCGTCCTCGTGGACATTACGAAGGACGCGCAGCAGCTCGAGGCGCCGTTCCACTGGCCGCCGAAGATCGACCTTCCCGGCTACCGCCCCGTCGTCAAGGCGCACGGCAAGCAGATCCAGGCCGCCGCGCAGCTGCTCGTCGAGGCGAAGAAGCCCGTGCTCTACGTGGGCGGCGGCGTGATCCGCGCCAAGGCGCACGAGGAGCTCCTCGCGCTGGCCGAGGCGGTCGGCGCGCCCGTCGTCACGACGCTCATGGCCCGGGGCGCGTTCCCCGACTCGCACCCGCAGCAGCTCGGCATGCCCGGGATGCACGGCACGGTCCCCGCGGTGCTCGCGCTGCAGGAGTCCGACCTGCTCGTCTCGCTCGGCGCGCGGTTCGACGACCGCGTGACCGGCAAGGCGGCGGAGTTCGCGCCGCACGCCAAGGTCGTGCACGTCGACGTCGACCCGGCCGAGATCTCGAAGATCCGCATCGCCGACGTCCCCATCGTGGGCGACGCGAAGGACGTCATCGCCGACCTCGTCGTCGCGTTCCGCGACGCGAAGGCCGCGTCCGCCGTGGAGCAGGACATCGCCGACTGGTGGACCTACCTCGACGGGCTCCGCGAGGAGTTCCCGCTCGGGTACACGCCGCCCGAGGACGGCCAGCTCGCGCCGCAGTACGTCATCCAGCGCATCGGCGAGATCACCGGCCCCGAGGGCGTGTTCGCCTCCGGCGTCGGCCAGCACCAGATGTGGGCCGCCCAGTTCATCAAGTACGAGCGCCCCAACTCCTGGCTCAACTCCGGCGGCGCCGGCACCATGGGCTACTCGGTGCCCGCCGCGATGGGCGCCAAGGTCGCCCAGCCCGACCGCCACGTGTGGGCGATCGACGGCGACGGCTGCTTCCAGATGACCAACCAGGAGCTCGCCACCTGCACCATCAACGACATCCCCATCAAGGTCGCGATCATCAACAACTCGTCGCTCGGCATGGTGCGCCAGTGGCAGACCCTCTTCTACGACGGCCGCTACTCCAACACCGACCTGAACACGGGCGGCGGGTCCCGCATGGTCCCCGACTTCGTGAAGATGGCCGACGCGTACGGCGCCCTGGGGATCCGCGTGACGAAGCCCGAGGAGGTGGACGACGCGATCCGCCTGGCGCTCGCGACGAACGACCGCCCGGTCGTCATCGACTTCGTGGTCAGCCGCGACGCCATGGTCTGGCCGATGGTGCCGCAGGGCCTCAGCAACAGCGCCGTGCAGTACGCCCGCGACCACGCCCCCAGCTGGGACGACGACCTCGCCGAGACCGGGAGGACCGAGAAGTGA
- the ilvN gene encoding acetolactate synthase small subunit, whose protein sequence is MSHILSLLVEDKPGLLTRVAGLFARRGFNIESLAVGASEIEGLSRITVVVDVEALPLEQVTKQLNKLVNVIKIVELDPGQAVEREHLLVKVRVDNTTRSQVLEAVNLFRARVVDVATDALIIEVTGDSGKVQALLRVLEPFGIKELAQSGLLAMGRGSKSITDRVFRTS, encoded by the coding sequence GTGAGCCACATCCTGAGCCTCCTGGTGGAGGACAAGCCGGGCCTCCTCACCCGCGTCGCGGGCCTGTTCGCCCGGCGCGGCTTCAACATCGAGTCGCTCGCCGTCGGCGCGAGCGAGATCGAGGGCCTCTCGCGCATCACCGTCGTCGTCGACGTCGAGGCGCTCCCGCTCGAGCAGGTGACCAAGCAGCTGAACAAGCTCGTCAACGTCATCAAGATCGTGGAGCTCGATCCCGGCCAGGCCGTCGAGCGCGAGCACCTGCTCGTCAAGGTGCGCGTCGACAACACGACCCGGTCGCAGGTCCTCGAGGCCGTCAACCTCTTCCGCGCCCGCGTGGTCGACGTCGCCACCGACGCGCTCATCATCGAGGTCACGGGCGACTCGGGGAAGGTCCAGGCCCTCCTCCGCGTGCTCGAGCCCTTCGGCATCAAGGAGCTCGCCCAGTCGGGCCTCCTCGCCATGGGGCGCGGCTCGAAGTCGATCACCGACCGCGTCTTCCGCACCTCCTAG